Sequence from the Carassius auratus strain Wakin linkage group LG45M, ASM336829v1, whole genome shotgun sequence genome:
GCTCTCACCCGTCTCCGAGTCCCAGAGCTTCAGATATCTGTCGTAGGCGGCGCTCAGGAACTGTGTGCCAGTGTTGTTGAAGCACACGTCACGCACGGCTTTACTGTGACCTACACAGACACCAGACATCGGTCAGATCCACACTCACACTGCGTCTCAAACAAGTCTGTTACGCACAATAAcgctgcattgatttgatcaaaacactgtcaaaactgaaatattgttacGGTTTTTAAAGTACTATTGAACTCTTTCATGCACGTTTTAAAGATATAAAGTGTTATAAAGACTCACCGATGAACGTGCGCACACATCTTCTGTCATTATAAACCTCCCACAGCTACAGGACAAGACCAGAAcaacatcagcacacacacaaacagcagcaCATGCACcattagacatttttttatttttattaaaatgcatatgaacataaatgtaaaaaaaaaatttgatgctGCAACTGCTCACTGTTTATTTTAAGGTTTtcatgattcattttatttttaatttaaacagtcCTCATcagctgtttttttatattaagtaatattattattataacaattattacacaaaaattaaaacagtcagagtaaaacaatattattatcaaaagactattttaaattcttttatttttgtataataattatatcaatattatatatttatattaatcatattaGATTAATAGACAGAGCGACTCGAAGCAGATCTCACCTTGATCTTACAGTCCATGGAGCAGGAGAGCAGGAGATGAGCAGACAGCGGGAACAGACGGATGGCGCTGACCCCCTGCAGACAGGACACATTCATAATTATCCCGAATCAAAGCAgcttacatctttttttttcagtgcatccatgacatttacattaaatagttCCACAACATCCCAGGATAAAACACTTCTGATTAaatcatcaacattcacaaaccactctTATTTTTAACTCAAAGCAAGCATGAGCTTCTGCGGGCATGGTTTAGCATGACACAATGTGAGCAAAACTGACATCTGAGATGTGTGCGCGTGCGACTGTGAGACAGAGTGCGCGAGTGTGACTGTGTGCTCAAGTGTGTGCGATTGTGACCATGTGCGCGATCGTGACCGTGCGCGCGACTGTGTGCGATTGTGACCGTGTGAGCAAGTGTGAACGTGTGCGCGAGTGTTTGCAAGTGTTACTGTGTGTGCGATTGTGACTTGTGCGCGAGTGTGACGTGtgtaactgagaagatgcgccaaaaaacgctgaaaatgaagtagatttgcgcatcttctctattaataacggctctgtgtagtaacagctgctctatgtgaaatcaagcacctgatggaattaaccgctgattagaaaactggctttactgacgagatgcgcattaacgatcggccgatcgtgatcggagcacccctaattgtGACAGTGTGCGCGAGTGTGTGATTGTGACCGTGTGCGCGAGTGTGACGTGTGCGCGAGTGTGACCGTATGCACGAGTGTTTGCAAGTGTGACCGTGTGCgcgagtgtgactgtgtgtgcgagtgtgaccgTGTGCGCGAGTGTTTACGAGTGTGACCGTGTGCGCGAGTGTTTGCGAGTGTGACCGTGTGCGCGAGTGATTGCGAGTGTGACCGTGTGCGCGAGTGATTGCGAGTGTGACCGTGTGCGCGAGTGTGACTGTgcgcgagtgtgtgcgagtgtgaccgTGTGCGCGAGTGTTTGCGAGTGACCGTGTGCGCGAGTGTTTGCGAGTGTGACCGTGTGCGAGAGTGTTTGCGAGTGTGACCGTGTGCGCGAGTGTTTGCGAGTGTaactgtgtgtgcgagtgtgaccgTGTGCGCGAGTGTTTGCGAGTGTaactgtgtgtgcgagtgtgtgcgagtgtgactgtgtgtgcgagtgtgaccgTGTGTGCGAGTGTTTGCGAGTGTaactgtgtgtgcgagtgtgaccgTGTGCGCGAGTGTTTGCGAGTGTGACCGTGTGCGCGAGTGTGACCGTGTGCGCGAGTGTGACCGTGTGCGCGAGTGTTTGCGAGTGTaactgtgtgtgcgagtgtgactGTGTGCGCGAGTGTGACCGTGTGCGAGTGTGACCGTGCGCGAGTGTGACCGTGCGCGAGTGTGACTGTGTGCGCGAGTGTGACCGTGTGCGAGTGTGACCGTGCGCGAGTGTGACCGTGTGCGAGTGTGACCGTGTGCGAGTGTGACCGTGTGCGCGAGTGTTTGCGAGTGTaactgtgtgtgcgagtgtgaccgtgtgcgagtgtgaccgtgtgcgcgagtgtaactgtgtgtgcgagtgtgaccgTGTGCGAGTGTGACCGTGTGCGCGAGTGTAACTGTGTGCGCGAGTGTAACCGTGTGCGCGAGTGTAACcgtgtgtgcgagtgtgaccgTGTGCGAGTGTGACTGTGCGCGAGTGTGACCGTGTGCGAGTGTaactgtgtgtgcgagtgtgaccgTGTGCGCGAGTGTGACCGTGCGCGCGAGTGTGACCGTGCGCGCGAGTGTGACCGTGTGCGCGAGTGTTTGCGAGTGTGACCGTGTGCGAGTGTGACCGTGTGCGAGTGTGACCGTGTGCGCGAGTGTaactgtgtgtgcgagtgtgaccgtgtgcgagtgtgaccgtgtgcgagtgtgaccgtgtgcgcgagtgtaactgtgtgtgcgagtgtgaccgTGTGCGAGTGTGACCGTGTGCGCGAGTGTAACTGTGTGCGCGAGTGTAACCGTGTGCGCGAGTGTAACcgtgtgtgcgagtgtgaccgTGTGCGAGTGTGACTGTGCGCGAGTGTGACCGTGTGCGAGTGTGACCGTGTGCGCGAGTGTGACCGTGCGCGCGAGTGTGACCGTGCGCGCGAGTGTGACCGTGTGCGCGAGTGTTTGCGAGTGTGACCGTGTGCGAGTGTGACCGTGTGCGAGTGTGACCGTGTGCGCGAGTGTaactgtgtgtgcgagtgtgaccgTGTGCGAGTGTGACCGTGTGCGCGAGTGTAACTGTGTGCGCGAGTGTAACCGTGTGCGCGAGTGTAACcgtgtgtgcgagtgtgaccgTGCGCGAGTGTGACCGTGCGCGAGTGTGACTGTGCGCGAGTGTGACCGTGTGCGAGTGTaactgtgtgtgcgagtgtgaccgTGTGCGCGAGTGTGACCGTGCGCGCGAGTGTGACCGTGTGCGCGAGTGTGACCGTGTGCGCGAGTGTTTGCGAGTGTGACCGTGTGCGAGTGTGACCGTGTGCGAGTGTGACCGTGTGCGAGTGTGACCGTGTGCGCGAGTGTGACTGTGTGCGCGAGTGTGACCGTGTGCGAGTGTGACCGTGTGCGAGTGTGACCGTGCGCGAGTGTGACTGTGTGCGCGAGTGTGACCGTGCGCGAGTGTGACCGTGCGCGCGAGTGTGACCGTGCGCGCGAGTGTGACCGTGTGCGCGAGTGTTTGCGAGTGTGACCGTGTGCGAGTGTGACCGTGTGCGAGTGTGACCGTGTGCGAGTGTGACTGTGTGCGCGAGTGTGACCGTGTGCGCGAGTGTGACCGTGCGCGCGAGTGTGACCGTGTGCGCGAGTGTTTGCGAGTGTGACCGTGTGCGAGTGTGACCGTGTGCGAGTGTGACTGTGTGCGCGAGTGTGACCGTGCGCGAGTGTGACCGTGCGCGAGTGTGACCGTGCGCGAGTGTGACCGTGCGCGAGTGTGACCGTGCGCGAGTGTGACGTGTGCGCGAGTGTaactgtgtgtgcgagtgtgaccgtgtgtgcgagtgtgaccgtgtgcgcgagtgtaactgtgtgtgcgagtgtgaccgTGTGCGAGTGTGACCGTGCGCGAGTGTGACCGTGTGCGCGAGTGTTTGCGAGTGTGACCGTGTGCGAGTGTaactgtgtgtgcgagtgtgaccgtgtgcgcgagtgtaactgtgtgtgcgagtgtgaccgtgtgcgagtgtgaccgtgtgcgagtgtgaccgtgtgcgagtgtgaccgtgtgcgagtgtgaccgtgtgcgagtgtgactgtgtgtgcgagtgtgactgtgtgtgcgagtgtgactgtgtgtgcgagtgtgactGTGCGCGAGTGTGACCGAGTGTGACCGTGTGCGCGAGTGTGTACGAGTGTGACTGTGCGCGAGTGTGACCATGTATGCGCGAGTGACCGTGTGTGTGACCGTGTCAGCAAGCGTGTGCGTGActctgtgagcgtgtgtgtgtgagactgtgtgagcgtgtgtgtgtgagactgtgtaagtaaaaatgcaagtttcctgtgagggttagggttaggtgtaggcttggtgtagggccatagaatatacagtttctacagggATCAATCTATTTTTCAcgaaaacaaacgtgtgtgtgtgtttcatcatttcatttagattactaatatttaattcaaccattaaaacagaatccagTAAACTACCTTGGTGTGTCCGGTCCAGACGTGCAGCTGTTTCTTGGGAAGGTAGCATTTCTCCGGGACGTCTGCTGAGCGCAGGTTGATGCCCACGTCCTGAGGAACGTGCAGGTAAGAGCGGCCCTGGTAATCGTACGCATCTTTGACTGTAATGAAGGAGAGACAGTGGTTCAGCAGCAGATCCAAGACTTGTTTAGCtgcacgtttgtgtgtgtgtgtgtgtgttaccgtgCAGGATGGTCTTCTCCTCCGCTGGAGCCTCTTCTTCATTCTTGCCTCGCTTCTGTCTCTTGGCTAGGATCTCGTCCAGCTCTTTCTTCTCATCCTGTCACATCGAAACAGGATTAAGAAAACGATTAGTCTGTTAAAACACAGGTTAAGTGCGTGAAACTGAAGGCTTTGAATGTCTCACCTCAGAGGGTTTGGCCACGTCTCTCTCATCCTGGTATTTGGCCCAGGGTCCGAGGAAGCTCTCGATGTCTGATGCGTCTCCTCCTTTCACCTTCTTCCTCTTCTCGGACTTCTTCACTCCCGTCTCAAACGCCATCAGCCCTAGAGGAGGAACAATAACAAAACTGTTCCTGATGATATGCATACAACAAACACTTTTACAGGGATGCAAACCAATCACGGCGTGAAAAAGGTGACTGTTAGCTATGACTTTAAAAACCCTTTATTATGATTTTGTTAACTTTtgatgacatgaaaaaaaagagtGTCTCCTGGTGTAAAACAAAGACTTGTAagatgtaattattataatgcatGATGCTTcaggaatcattttaatattctgatttgctgctcaaaaaaaacatttattattattgttatgttgaaaacagcggagtagaattttttcaggtttcttagatgaatagaaagttcagaacaaCAGAATTGATCTGAAatacaaattatacattattGAAGGCAAACATGATGGAAGTGAAAGAAGAGATGCTGAACGAATCAGACCTTTGTTCTTCTCTGCTTCCTCCACGGCTCCGATGTAGCTGCTGGACGAGACCTGACTGGTGTCCACAGACGGGTCCAGAGCGTATCCTGATCAACACACACATCTGATGTTTCACAAACATGTTCTGCGTCTGATtcgagaagagaagagagagagtgaggtgtATCTCTCACCGAAGGTGGAGAACGTTCTCCTCTGCTGCTCAAACATGAAGTCGTTGACGTGAGCAGGTTCGGCGTAACCGGACAGCATGTTTCTCGGAGCGGACATCTGCTTCGATCTGAACGGGTTTGATGGTCCAAACTGGAATGAGACAAGAGAACTGATATAAACTAGATATAAAaggtttttacaaaacaaaaaaaagttttacgtTAAAGGTTAAGCCTAGCCTGAAAATCTAAAGTAGTTGTAAAAGCTTGACAAGTTTTAATCAGTTTgaatagaatttatatatatagcatgaGCTAGCGCATTGCTAGGATGTTTTAACTTGTTGGTAGCACGTTGGTAGAATggtgttaacatgattagcatgctgctaCCACGTTTCTACATGATTTTAACATTGCTTttggcatgattagcatgttttagCACTATTAGCTTGTTGCTAACATGTTGTTGGCATTATTTGCaggtttctagcatgttgctaacattttaCTAGCATGATTGGCTTGTTGCAAGCATGATTTAATgcattgctagcatgttttaacacatttATAACAATACTAGCACGTTCGCAAGCATGAATAAGTACATTGATAGCATGTTTTATCTCTTTGCTaacatgatttgcatgtttctaacatgaacagcatgtcgttagcatgttccTGACATGTATGTAACATAATTAGCACGCTTTTAACaggtttctagcatgattagcgaGTTAGTAGCATGTTTCTGGCATGATTAACATGTCATTTGGCatattgctaacatgtttctaacatgattttcatgttgctagcattttactagcatgatttgcatgttgCAAGCATGATTTACCACACTGCAAGTATATTTTAGCATCATTTAATGCATTGCTAACATTTTTTAACACAATGATAGCAATATTTCTACATTGCTAGCATTAATTAGTACATTGATAGCAAACCTGAAGGTGCGTACCAAATCGTGTACTTATGCCtttacactgaaaattccaaaaagaaaaggTGTTGCAGCTTCAATTATGTACAGAAGGGGGAGGAGCTATCAAACTGATTATGAATGACACAATAACCTTATATTATAGTTTATACACTACATGACTGAGTGCACGAGAAGCCCTGAAATTTGGTTGCATATGCTCCAATAATTTAATCTGTGCGACCTCAAAATATATTTGGGAGCGTATGTGCGAGTGCATATAATTGTTGTCGTGCGACAGGTTTTCATTTCTCTAAAAACGCTCAGTTATGTGCCTTCAGTGTGTTGATACAGTGACCGTGTGCCATTCTATTAAATTACATAACTTCATCTTTACATTCTTaacttttattcaaaatatggggactttatataatttcatatagtttacatcacacgaagagtgccatttttcCCTCAAAAATTTGCATGATCACAAATGTTAAGTCTAAAATAGATAGATAACGTTAGAtggatagatacatagatagatagatagataagaaatATTAGGTAGAACAGAAGCTTAAATGAGTCTAACGGAAACAGTACATAGATGGGAAGCTTGATTGAGTCTCAAGGAATTCTGGGAGTCAaaattttgacagttggagtttgaatattcttggctcatctgaacattccgccAATGTaaatctatgggatttttatgatgtTTGATCTTCATTTTTAGGAAAACTGTGAGTCCTATCAGCCAGAAAAGAGCAAGCAACACGAGTCATAACAGTCTGAAGATGTAGCTTAAAAACTCAAGGAGGAGTAGCGCTCAGAAATAATCAGAAGAGGAAGCTTAAATAGAAGTTCAGTAGATTGTCTTTCTCAAGACGCCCATATCAATAACTGAAGAGCACAATATGCATCACCTCTGGAGCAAACATGGTTTCATACGAAGGGTTGTAAGTGACTTCTTTGAGCGCTGGATCCAGATGAACCCCGGTCTCAACATCTTCCTGACGAAGACAAACAGAAAACGCGTTTACTAACGTACTGTACTGAAGTGTTCTGATGTTTGTTTGATGCGAGCGGCGCGTTTCTTGTTTACCTTCACGGCGACTTCAGGCGCGGGATTCAGAGCGGCTAGCGCCGTTAGAGTGCCGGGTTTTAACGGCTGAAGATGGGATACCGCGTCTGGATCAACCGTCTGTGGTCCTTTACCGGATTCGGACTCGTTTTCCGAATCTGAGTCGCTGCAGTAAGAAACGAGGGAACTCGCCACCGCCGCCATCTTGAATGTTGTGGCTCTTTCGTCAGCGGGGTCCTCAGAGATGAATGCTGTTCGTAAATTAAATTGCATTCTTAAAATagatattataaaacatattcataatttaaatatgtataaaacatgGAGATTGTTTTATATGTCTGAAAGTGTATGTCAAGGGAGCGCAAATGTTGTAGTGAAGTAATTCGAAGTTTTTATCTTTCAGGAAGCGTCCTAAGAGGAAACCGCTCACAAGAGCGCGCATTGCGACGTTAACGCGCATTCTAATTTGCGCGTACCccacgttttattttattttctctagtATAaactgaaactatatatatatatatatatatatatatatatatatatatatatatatatatatatatatatatatatatatataatgtatttagcTTAACctttactaaaataatttaatctttaatgaaaacgaaaaaaatatgcacaggaaatttaaataacttatttaaaaataatcttttgaaataaattgcagtttaaaataatggttttctgttttaatatagttttaaatctaatttatttcagtgatgatGAGCAGCTGTTtgtcacataatcttcagaaatcagtctaatagataaaagtgataataaagacttgcatttctagaaaatatttccagtttaaataaacgctgttcattgtaactttattcatcaaagaatccaaaaaaaaaaggttcttccaacattgataataaatcataatattagaatgctttctaaagatgtgacactgaagactggagtaatgatgctgaaaatacagttgcgCATCAAAAGAATACATTACAGTTttaactatattaaaatagaaaatcattattttaaattgtaataatatttcacaatattactgttttttctgtatttttttttacttatttgcagccttgatgagtaaaagagacttctttaaaacacaatataaaacTTACTGATAATCTAACCTTTGAAtaacagtatatacatatatatatatatatataatttcaataatttcacTAACAAGAATACTACGAACACTATACATTCTATAatctccataaaaaaataaaaatattatgccaATCTGTATTCTGTCAGGTATGGGCGTGGTTTTAACTTCGCTAAATAAATTGTAACTCTGATTGGACGAATGGGTGTGGTCTTTGCGCGGTGTTAGCCAATCAGCTGAGGGATCCCGCTAGAGGCGGGTTCAGTTCTGTGAAGAAAGCGGGCCGTACCATCTGCAGCTTGAGGGGTGGAGCCACACCAGCCGACTCCAGAATATCACTTCTCCGCAGAAATAGAGCACGTGCTTGATTTATAAGGGTTTATTCTGTAAGTATTGGTATTACCGGCTGCTGTGACGGGAAACTAGGCGGGTCGTTACTGACGCACATCTGCTGCATTGTCACTCTGGATCCCTTTTCCAGCTTTGAACTCCCGGGATTCACTCTCGCTGAATATCAGTACTGTATTCCTGCGATGAACACCGTGCGACTGAACCCACAGGAATATTTTAAGGAATAACCTCGGGAAAACATGGAATAATACGAATACATAACATTTATTCAGGTATGATGTTTAATGCATGCTTGAATAGAAGTATGCGATGTTCTTTAATAAATTGTGGCATTTGTagttaaaaaatgttgaaaaacgGATAATGCAAATATCCATGGGAAAAAGCGTTCTCGTATGCATATTACATTTTTGGCATTTATCTCCTTTGGCTGATTCATTTACGATGTAAACCAACACTGCTTGGCCCCATTCAGGAGTGGATGACAGGTGTGGGTTGAATTAtgcatatattgtgaaataacttGCATAATGCATACTAAAGCATCCCGATTGCATGCTACACGATGTGAAGATTACACGTTACACGcgactgctgttttttttttaacgaaaGCATAAAGATATCACTTATTTCTTAATTTCGTGCTGCTCTGAGATTGATGCATTCAAGGGGAAGGGTGTCACATCTGTAAGGCAAACTATCACACCAAAATGCAATGCAGTTTGCATGCTTTCTAAACAGTGTGCACTCCAAAATTACTGCTGGGATGGCATGCCAAATATTTAGCAGTAGGATAGAAAAAATACTTGAGTTGTTAAgcaaatataatattatagtgcATACTCAATGTATAACGCAAATACATCCCGTGTTTGTGCGAATGAAGTGTAGATTTGAGTGCAGTTTTGTGCATGCAGGGGGAAGGGCAGCAGACACTAGAAGACTCGCTTTGTGAAACCCAAGACTTCAGAAACACAATGCATCTCCATCGCGTCTCTGTTCAATAACGCgttcattaaatgcatttaaaataactgcacatTTCAAACAGAAGCATGCTTTTCTCGTGCCTTGATGCATTAACATCTTAtacacttgttttgttttttcgaaTGAGGTGCTATGTGTGATATACGAGGAGGaatgattcattttaatgaatcGGTTAGTTCACCGACGCCGCTCAAAGATCCGAATCGCGCGACGTGTTAGCAGCAAACataattgtcattattattatttttgtggttgTCAAGTATTTCTTTCGTTTAAGTTTTCGGTTTTACTGCCAAATTAAGTTACTCATTTGCGTCTTCTCGGGTGATTTACAAACGGTTCAAATCTTTAAAAAGAACCGACTCGAATGACTCGGTTCTATCGGGCATCACTAGCGTGCGTTGTGTGTCATCGCGAACACATGCAGCGTTAACTTCAAACTTTATTTgcttgtattgccaaagcattaatAAAAACCTTATATAATGCTCTAATGCGGCGTTTATCTGTTGGGAAATCCAGATTAGGCTGGTATATGTGTTTTGGACCAGCTTGATCACACTAATCTTGTGTTATAGAAATGCATGATAGCTTTTGGTGTTTTGTGTAAATGTCATTTATGTTGTGTCTGATTCAGCCGTAGCCTACTCATCTACAGTGTTCACACAGATAGGTGCATAAATGAACTGTTAAAGGGTTAATTTGCTGAATAACAGACATTGCAGTTTCACTCGTGCATTAATGATCCATATGTGAAGTGAGTCAGTCTGATGtttttttcttgaattttttAATGTCAGCTGAGACGTTCGACTAGTTTAGGACACTACATACAACTGTTTCATCTCTCGCCGCTGTGTCAGACTGCTTTCTGATTCCATTACCTGTCTATTGAGTCAGATctgattacatttttcatttgcatTACCTAAAAATCTCAAAGTGGCCTTttctatacagtaaaataattatttaaatattttatctatattttatttccatttaagcTATAATCAGAATTTACcaacatataaattatttaaatattttatgttttttatttatttaagctatAATCAGCATTTACcaacatataaattatttaaatgttttatctatttttcatttcaatttaagcACTAATCGACATTTACcaacatataaattatttaaatatttgatctattttttatttccatttaagcTATAAttagcttttaaattatttaaatattttatctattttatattttaatttaa
This genomic interval carries:
- the LOC113068565 gene encoding pre-mRNA-processing factor 17-like, encoding MQFNLRTAFISEDPADERATTFKMAAVASSLVSYCSDSDSENESESGKGPQTVDPDAVSHLQPLKPGTLTALAALNPAPEVAVKEDVETGVHLDPALKEVTYNPSYETMFAPEFGPSNPFRSKQMSAPRNMLSGYAEPAHVNDFMFEQQRRTFSTFGYALDPSVDTSQVSSSSYIGAVEEAEKNKGLMAFETGVKKSEKRKKVKGGDASDIESFLGPWAKYQDERDVAKPSEDEKKELDEILAKRQKRGKNEEEAPAEEKTILHVKDAYDYQGRSYLHVPQDVGINLRSADVPEKCYLPKKQLHVWTGHTKGVSAIRLFPLSAHLLLSCSMDCKIKLWEVYNDRRCVRTFIGHSKAVRDVCFNNTGTQFLSAAYDRYLKLWDSETGQCISRFTNRKVPYCVKFNPDEDKQQLFVAGMSDKKIVQWDIRSGEVVQEYDRHLGAVNTITFVDENRRFVSTSDDKSLRVWEWDIPVDFKYIAEPSMHSMPAVTLSPNGKWLACQSMDNQILIFGAQNRFRLNKKKIFKGHMVAGYACQVDFSPDMSYVVSGDADGKLNIWDWKTTKLYHRIKAHDKVCISALWHPHETSKVITCGWDGQIKLWD